One window of the Oncorhynchus mykiss isolate Arlee chromosome 5, USDA_OmykA_1.1, whole genome shotgun sequence genome contains the following:
- the LOC110522837 gene encoding transmembrane protein 217 codes for MKLLLSSGLCGMTPYQGSIVGGLYFLMVGVMQMVFEFGHLRTAKESTNNTTGSQLLPQVCFGYYYSLLILGGITLLLTLCMLGAVWAHQHVGILGFAVWLTLYDVILLVVTCLLQRQMQALGLELSVLEWYGVICRVMGDPFWLALVITHGLEVQIERHRLGTRQRKGGIPKEGTQLKLKFKAFDSSV; via the coding sequence ATGAAGCTACTTCTGTCTTCAGGCCTGTGTGGCATGACCCCTTACCAGGGCTCCATAGTAGGAGGACTCTATTTTTTGATGGTGGGCGTCATGCAAATGGTCTTTGAGTTTGGCCATCTGCGCACAGCCAAGGAAAGCACAAACAACACCACAGGCTCCCAGCTTCTGCCCCAGGTGTGCTTTGGTTACTACTACTCTCTGCTTATCCTGGGTGGCATCACCCTACTGCTGACCCTGTGCATGCTCGGAGCAGTTTGGGCCCACCAGCATGTGGGCATCCTGGGCTTTGCAGTCTGGCTGACGCTGTACGACGTGATTCTGTTGGTGGTCACTTGCCTGCTCCAGAGGCAGATGCAGGCACTGGGCTTGGAGCTGAGTGTACTGGAGTGGTACGGAGTGATATGCAGGGTCATGGGAGACCCCTTCTGGCTGGCCCTCGTAATCACACACGGTTTGGAAGTGCAGATTGAGAGGCATCGGCTTGGGACACGACAACGCAAAGGCGGGATTCCAAAGGAGGGGACGCAGCTCAAACTGAAATTTAAGGCCTTTGACAGTAGTGTTTGA